A portion of the Tenacibaculum todarodis genome contains these proteins:
- a CDS encoding CusA/CzcA family heavy metal efflux RND transporter, with the protein MINKIIDFSINNKFMIGLLTLTIIGIGIWSMTQVPIDAVPDITNNQVQVITQAPNLGTEDIEQIITYPIEIAMSNLPNVQEIRSISRFGLSVVTIVFDDDMGTYLPRQLVAEKLNDIKEQIPAGFGEPSMGPISSGLGEIYQYTLKVKPEFKDKYSVTDLRTMQDWIVQRQMAMVEGVVEVNAIGGKIKQYEVAVDPNELRAIGLTITDVFEALENNNQNTGGAYIEKNHQANFIRGEGLVRSLDDIKKITIKNTNNIPITIGDIAKVQFGSAIRYGALTQDGEGEVVGGLVMMLKGANSNDVIENVKVRMAQIEKSLPEGVIIEPLLDRSKLIAETTSTVATNLIEGALIVIFVLIFLLGNWRGGLIVASTIPLSLLFAFILMNAFDVWANLMSLGAIDFGIIVDGAVIIVESTVFLIASKVLKKRKLTSKERDGVAADASKKMMNAAFFGQLIILIVFLPILALEGIEGKMFKPMALTFIFAMIGAMVLCLTYVPMMSALILRAPKSEKKSYGDKFVHWVERKYQPLLEKAIKKGKLIIGVSVILFGITVFMFTRMGGEFIPQLDEGDIAFHAILKPGSSLTETIETTTRIEQIVKAKFPEVEKIVSRIGVAEIPTDPMPMDIADIFVILKPKSEWTSVNSKDELIEQMKEAVEIIPGVNYEFTQPIEMRFNELLEGVREDIAIKIYGEDINVLSQKAEEISKIIAGTEGIGDMKAEATTGLPQITITYNRNKLAQYGLQINKMNQLVQSAFAGGTAGIIFEGEKRFDLVVRLDAANRKNISDVQNLYINLPSGNQIPLREIADVSYKAGPMQISRDNTNRRTYVGINVRGRDVKSLVMEIKSKLDAQLELPTGYFIRYGGAFENLERASNRLLTVVPIALLLIFVLIYFALKSLPQTLMIYIAIPMATIGGVFALWLRDMPFSISAGVGFIVLFGVAVLNGLVMISGLNELKEEGVTNLKDRIIEGTKRRIRPIMLTAFTDVLGFLPMAISASAGAEVQRPLATVVIGGLLTSTLLTLFILPILYHWVENKSFKFRTDKKIITVTAIVVFMFFLPINGNAQEINDTLPTISMNEAVKLSKENFPLLKQKQLEISKQEQLKSTAYDFGTTQVFTGGEEINNGNGIYTTIGIGQSNIDVFGVSAKKRLQEQRIQLAQKAFQLSELDLELEVKKAWANAFQSKRKYNLYKELDSIYTNFEKAVALNYEVEAISRLEYAAAKNQALQIQNKFMKSKSDYNIALKQLNLWLISDAFFTVSDDFEITNGINVESFNPEKHPIYSIAQLQVAEAEATYKAAKANSLPKLNLQAGLQNVNGNTGFYTYQAGISIPFLSGTNKAKVKTAKIDTEIAEANIQFKKQEVQSKFKQSKENYQKWKKAWFFYKMEVLPLVKEQKLGALFAYKEGEIDYTRFTLLIKEAIQSEIEAQEALINYLESTFQLQYFNQ; encoded by the coding sequence ATGATTAATAAAATCATTGATTTTTCAATCAATAACAAATTTATGATTGGTTTGCTAACGCTTACCATTATTGGAATAGGTATTTGGAGTATGACACAAGTACCAATAGATGCTGTTCCAGATATTACAAATAACCAAGTACAAGTAATTACACAAGCACCTAATTTAGGAACAGAAGATATTGAGCAAATTATAACCTATCCAATAGAGATAGCAATGAGTAATTTACCTAATGTCCAAGAAATTCGTTCAATTTCTCGTTTTGGTTTGTCTGTGGTTACCATCGTTTTTGATGATGATATGGGAACATATTTACCTCGTCAATTAGTTGCTGAAAAACTTAACGACATCAAAGAACAAATTCCTGCTGGTTTTGGAGAACCTTCAATGGGACCAATTTCATCTGGTTTGGGAGAAATATATCAATATACATTAAAAGTAAAACCTGAATTTAAAGACAAATATTCGGTTACGGATTTACGTACGATGCAAGATTGGATTGTACAACGCCAAATGGCAATGGTAGAAGGTGTTGTAGAAGTGAATGCAATTGGTGGTAAAATTAAACAGTATGAAGTTGCTGTTGACCCAAACGAATTACGTGCAATAGGATTAACAATTACTGATGTCTTTGAAGCGCTGGAAAATAACAACCAAAATACAGGTGGTGCATATATCGAAAAAAACCATCAAGCTAATTTTATACGTGGTGAAGGATTGGTGCGAAGTTTAGATGATATAAAGAAAATAACAATAAAAAATACGAATAATATTCCAATTACTATTGGCGACATTGCCAAAGTACAATTTGGTTCAGCTATTCGTTATGGTGCATTAACACAAGATGGTGAAGGAGAAGTTGTAGGTGGTTTGGTAATGATGCTTAAAGGAGCTAATTCAAATGATGTAATAGAAAATGTAAAAGTTCGAATGGCTCAAATTGAAAAATCTTTGCCAGAAGGTGTGATAATTGAACCTTTATTAGACCGAAGTAAGCTAATAGCTGAAACAACATCAACTGTAGCAACAAACCTTATTGAAGGTGCATTGATAGTGATTTTCGTTCTTATTTTCTTATTGGGAAACTGGCGAGGTGGCTTAATAGTAGCTTCAACAATTCCATTATCATTATTATTTGCTTTTATATTGATGAATGCATTTGATGTTTGGGCAAATCTAATGAGTTTAGGAGCAATTGATTTCGGTATTATTGTAGATGGTGCAGTAATTATAGTAGAAAGCACCGTTTTTCTCATTGCATCAAAAGTATTAAAGAAAAGGAAATTAACATCCAAAGAACGTGATGGCGTTGCAGCAGATGCTTCAAAAAAAATGATGAATGCTGCCTTTTTTGGTCAGCTTATTATTCTAATCGTATTTCTGCCAATATTGGCATTAGAGGGTATTGAAGGGAAAATGTTTAAACCTATGGCATTGACTTTCATTTTTGCAATGATTGGTGCAATGGTTCTTTGTTTGACCTATGTGCCAATGATGTCTGCCTTAATTTTAAGAGCTCCAAAGTCAGAAAAAAAATCTTATGGAGATAAATTTGTGCATTGGGTAGAACGTAAATACCAACCTTTATTAGAAAAAGCAATAAAAAAAGGAAAACTAATAATTGGTGTTTCTGTTATTTTATTTGGGATTACTGTTTTTATGTTTACAAGAATGGGGGGCGAGTTCATACCTCAACTTGATGAAGGCGATATTGCTTTTCACGCTATTTTAAAACCTGGTAGTTCATTAACTGAAACTATTGAAACGACAACAAGGATTGAGCAAATTGTTAAAGCAAAGTTTCCAGAAGTTGAAAAAATTGTAAGTCGAATTGGTGTTGCAGAAATACCAACAGATCCTATGCCTATGGATATTGCAGATATTTTTGTGATTTTAAAACCAAAAAGTGAATGGACTTCAGTTAATTCTAAAGACGAACTCATTGAGCAAATGAAAGAAGCTGTTGAAATAATTCCTGGTGTTAATTATGAATTTACGCAACCCATTGAAATGCGTTTTAACGAATTATTAGAAGGTGTTAGAGAAGATATTGCTATAAAAATTTATGGTGAAGATATTAATGTGTTATCTCAAAAAGCAGAAGAAATATCTAAAATTATTGCAGGTACAGAAGGTATTGGTGATATGAAAGCAGAAGCTACAACTGGCTTACCACAAATTACAATTACGTATAACAGAAATAAATTAGCCCAATATGGTCTTCAAATAAATAAAATGAATCAATTGGTTCAATCTGCTTTTGCAGGTGGAACTGCAGGTATCATTTTTGAAGGAGAAAAGCGATTTGATTTAGTAGTAAGATTAGATGCTGCCAATCGTAAAAACATTTCTGATGTTCAAAATTTATATATCAATTTACCGTCTGGAAATCAAATTCCACTTCGTGAAATTGCAGATGTAAGCTATAAAGCTGGTCCAATGCAAATAAGTAGGGACAATACAAATAGAAGAACCTATGTAGGGATAAATGTTAGAGGAAGGGATGTAAAATCTTTAGTAATGGAAATAAAATCAAAGTTAGATGCGCAATTAGAATTACCTACAGGTTATTTTATTCGTTATGGTGGTGCTTTTGAAAATTTAGAACGTGCCAGTAATCGTTTACTAACAGTTGTACCCATTGCGTTATTACTAATTTTTGTACTCATTTATTTTGCTTTAAAATCATTACCACAAACTTTAATGATTTATATCGCAATTCCAATGGCAACTATTGGTGGTGTATTTGCATTATGGTTAAGAGATATGCCTTTTAGTATTTCTGCAGGTGTAGGCTTTATTGTTTTATTTGGTGTTGCAGTTTTAAACGGATTGGTAATGATTAGTGGTTTAAATGAACTAAAAGAAGAAGGTGTAACTAATTTAAAAGATAGAATTATAGAAGGCACAAAACGAAGAATTAGACCTATTATGTTAACAGCTTTTACAGATGTATTAGGTTTTTTACCGATGGCAATTTCGGCATCAGCTGGTGCAGAAGTGCAACGACCTTTAGCAACGGTTGTAATTGGTGGTTTACTAACTTCTACATTGTTAACATTATTCATTTTACCAATTTTATATCATTGGGTAGAAAACAAATCATTCAAGTTCAGGACAGATAAAAAAATAATTACAGTTACAGCAATAGTAGTTTTTATGTTTTTCTTACCAATAAATGGAAACGCACAAGAAATTAATGATACGTTGCCAACTATTTCAATGAATGAAGCGGTTAAATTATCAAAAGAAAATTTTCCGCTTTTAAAACAAAAGCAATTAGAAATTAGTAAACAAGAGCAGTTAAAAAGTACAGCTTACGATTTTGGAACCACTCAAGTTTTTACTGGAGGTGAGGAAATTAATAACGGGAATGGCATTTATACAACTATCGGAATTGGTCAAAGCAACATTGATGTGTTTGGTGTTTCTGCAAAAAAACGATTGCAAGAGCAACGCATTCAATTAGCTCAAAAAGCGTTTCAACTTTCAGAATTAGATTTAGAATTAGAAGTAAAAAAGGCGTGGGCAAATGCTTTTCAGAGTAAAAGGAAATACAATTTATACAAAGAATTAGATTCCATTTATACCAACTTTGAAAAAGCTGTAGCTTTAAATTACGAAGTAGAAGCCATTTCAAGATTGGAATATGCAGCTGCAAAAAACCAAGCTTTACAAATTCAAAATAAATTTATGAAATCTAAAAGCGACTATAATATTGCATTAAAACAGCTAAATTTATGGTTGATTTCTGATGCTTTTTTTACTGTTTCTGATGATTTTGAAATTACTAATGGAATTAATGTTGAATCTTTTAATCCAGAAAAACATCCAATATATAGTATTGCTCAATTACAGGTAGCAGAGGCAGAAGCAACATATAAAGCTGCTAAAGCAAACAGTTTACCCAAGCTAAATCTTCAAGCAGGTTTGCAAAACGTAAATGGTAATACTGGTTTTTATACCTATCAAGCAGGAATTTCAATTCCTTTTTTATCAGGAACAAATAAAGCAAAAGTAAAAACGGCAAAAATTGATACTGAAATTGCGGAAGCCAATATTCAATTTAAAAAACAAGAAGTACAATCGAAGTTTAAACAATCAAAAGAGAATTATCAAAAATGGAAAAAAGCTTGGTTCTTCTATAAAATGGAGGTGTTACCTCTTGTAAAAGAACAAAAATTGGGAGCTTTATTTGCTTATAAAGAAGGAGAGATAGATTACACGAGGTTTACACTACTCATAAAAGAAGCTATTCAATCTGAAATAGAAGCACAAGAAGCATTAATAAATTATTTAGAAAGCACATTTCAACTACAATATTTTAATCAATAA
- a CDS encoding heavy-metal-associated domain-containing protein: MKKVILSLAIITATVFTSCKSEGKKETNTNKTEVSKEMATTGITFGVRGNCGMCKSTIEKAANNVEGVATATWDVKKKKIDVSFDGTKTNAMEIHKAIAASGYDTEKSKGDLNAYDGLPGCCKYDHSMGMNQ, translated from the coding sequence ATGAAAAAAGTAATTTTAAGTTTAGCAATTATTACAGCTACAGTATTTACAAGCTGTAAAAGTGAAGGCAAAAAAGAAACGAATACGAACAAAACTGAAGTTTCTAAAGAAATGGCAACTACAGGTATTACCTTTGGAGTTAGAGGAAACTGTGGTATGTGTAAAAGCACCATTGAAAAAGCAGCAAATAATGTTGAAGGTGTAGCAACTGCTACTTGGGATGTTAAAAAAAAGAAAATTGATGTTTCTTTTGATGGCACTAAAACAAATGCAATGGAAATTCACAAAGCAATAGCAGCTTCTGGCTACGATACTGAAAAATCAAAAGGAGATTTAAATGCTTATGACGGTTTACCTGGTTGTTGTAAATATGATCATAGTATGGGAATGAATCAATAA
- a CDS encoding DUF6660 family protein yields the protein MKYLAFILSIYILALNLAPCEDYAALDNEVQTEISQVTDSDHQHQDSDLCSPFCICQCCHISAIDFKFVDVNINISYISTKDFFYQNGTEKDFTTSILQPPRA from the coding sequence ATGAAATATTTAGCCTTCATATTATCAATTTATATTTTAGCCCTTAATTTAGCACCTTGCGAAGATTATGCTGCGCTTGATAATGAGGTTCAAACAGAAATTTCACAGGTAACCGACAGTGATCATCAACATCAAGATTCAGACTTATGTTCTCCTTTTTGTATTTGTCAATGTTGCCATATTAGTGCGATAGATTTCAAATTTGTTGATGTAAACATTAACATATCCTACATTTCTACAAAAGACTTTTTCTACCAAAATGGTACAGAAAAAGATTTTACTACTTCAATTTTACAGCCACCAAGGGCATAA
- a CDS encoding efflux RND transporter periplasmic adaptor subunit translates to MKKFAIYIILPALGLLLGYFLFGNSSETNTHKHDEVSTKKQMWTCSMHPQIMKPEAGDCPICGMDLIPAESSAEGLMADQFKLTENAMALANIQTSTVGNGKAEDNAIKLSGKIVENEEANTVQVSYFSGRIEKLYVNSTGEKVRNGQLLATIYSPELFAAQQELITASSLKETQPALYKAVRNKLKLWKLSESQINQIVTSGKVKENFPVYATVSGTVSEKLVEQGAYIKQGQPLLKIANLNTLWANFDVYENQIGFFKKGQEIFITTNSNKEITAKVDFINPVLDSKTRTVKLRVVLNNRNNELKPGMFAEGKIKGIRSNKEAIISIPASAVLWTGKRSVVYLKTNENEPVFEMREITLGNRIGDNYEILKGLKNGDEIVTNGTFTVDAAAQLQGKKSMMNQKGGKVMTGHENHLGMDNNTSTETNNFNKNEIIEVSVEFQNQLKTVFNNYINLKDALVKDDANKAMSASKVILENISKVDMKLLKNNEAHKSWMSLKGKIKATTFSISKTSDIATQRLHFMQLSLSLMDAIQVFKINQKVYVEFCPMANSNKGAYWLSKEEVVMNPYYGDAMLKCGEVKQVIE, encoded by the coding sequence CTATGCATCCGCAAATTATGAAACCAGAAGCTGGCGATTGTCCTATTTGTGGAATGGATTTAATTCCTGCAGAAAGTAGTGCTGAAGGTTTAATGGCAGACCAATTTAAGCTAACAGAAAATGCGATGGCTTTGGCTAACATTCAAACTTCTACTGTTGGAAATGGTAAAGCTGAAGACAATGCCATTAAATTATCAGGAAAAATTGTAGAAAACGAAGAAGCAAATACAGTTCAGGTTAGTTATTTTTCTGGAAGAATAGAAAAGTTGTATGTGAATTCAACAGGAGAAAAAGTTAGAAATGGGCAACTGTTGGCTACTATTTACTCGCCAGAATTATTTGCTGCACAGCAAGAATTAATTACAGCTTCGTCTTTAAAAGAAACGCAGCCTGCATTATACAAAGCTGTTCGTAATAAGCTAAAATTATGGAAACTTTCAGAATCTCAAATCAATCAGATAGTAACATCTGGTAAAGTCAAAGAAAATTTTCCTGTGTATGCCACTGTTTCTGGTACAGTTTCAGAAAAGTTAGTAGAACAAGGAGCATATATTAAACAAGGGCAGCCATTGTTAAAAATAGCAAACCTAAACACACTTTGGGCAAATTTTGATGTTTATGAAAATCAGATTGGTTTTTTTAAAAAAGGGCAAGAAATTTTTATAACTACAAATTCTAATAAAGAAATTACCGCAAAAGTAGATTTTATAAACCCTGTTTTAGACTCCAAGACAAGAACTGTAAAATTAAGAGTTGTGCTTAATAATAGAAATAATGAATTGAAGCCAGGAATGTTTGCTGAAGGAAAAATTAAAGGAATCAGATCTAATAAGGAAGCAATTATTTCTATTCCTGCATCTGCAGTTTTATGGACAGGAAAACGCTCTGTGGTTTATTTAAAAACGAATGAGAATGAGCCAGTTTTTGAAATGCGTGAAATTACATTAGGTAATAGAATTGGAGATAACTACGAAATTTTAAAAGGTCTAAAAAATGGTGATGAAATTGTAACCAACGGAACGTTTACTGTAGATGCAGCTGCACAATTACAGGGTAAAAAGTCAATGATGAATCAAAAAGGTGGCAAAGTAATGACAGGTCACGAAAATCATCTTGGTATGGATAATAATACTTCAACCGAAACTAATAATTTCAACAAAAATGAAATAATAGAAGTTTCTGTAGAATTTCAAAATCAACTAAAAACAGTTTTTAATAATTATATCAACTTAAAAGATGCTTTGGTTAAAGATGATGCTAATAAAGCGATGTCAGCATCAAAAGTAATATTAGAAAATATATCTAAAGTTGATATGAAATTGCTGAAAAATAATGAAGCTCACAAAAGCTGGATGTCTTTAAAAGGAAAAATAAAAGCAACTACCTTTTCAATTTCTAAAACATCAGATATTGCAACCCAAAGACTTCATTTTATGCAGCTTTCATTAAGTTTAATGGATGCTATTCAGGTATTTAAAATCAACCAAAAAGTATATGTAGAGTTTTGTCCAATGGCAAATAGCAACAAAGGTGCGTATTGGTTAAGTAAAGAAGAAGTGGTAATGAACCCATATTATGGCGATGCAATGTTAAAATGTGGAGAAGTAAAACAAGTAATAGAATAA